A genome region from Oceanispirochaeta sp. M1 includes the following:
- a CDS encoding LacI family DNA-binding transcriptional regulator codes for MSITLRDLSRHTGVSLGTVSRYINGETVREKTREKLEAAIKELGYKENIVTKAKRTGSSMTIAVVLSALNAEFVMKIVEALDNELSPHMFSLLLVNFHEDPAYLKKRFEELRFRKIDGLIFFPSGLEGDIANEIKTFLDAKIPVVAIDDFVHGLETDAVVVDNRNSTFRATEYLIQQGHRKIGFLAGRKNSFVAQNRYKGCREAFEAYDIPWDESLVRWADFEMNKARKMFNELMKSPDPPTAVFPTNYDMTIGTLLSIVNKKISIPEDLSLFGYDQFSGTEAVSPKLSLVVQPVDKIGKTAAEILLKRIRGNWDDFPKTVELNTKMIIRDSIKKI; via the coding sequence ATGAGTATTACATTAAGGGATCTATCCAGACATACAGGTGTCTCTCTAGGCACTGTCTCACGGTATATAAATGGTGAAACTGTTCGTGAGAAAACACGAGAGAAGCTCGAAGCCGCAATAAAAGAGCTTGGGTATAAAGAGAATATTGTCACCAAGGCCAAAAGAACGGGCTCTTCAATGACGATTGCTGTGGTGCTGTCAGCTCTAAATGCCGAGTTTGTAATGAAGATTGTTGAGGCTCTGGATAATGAATTGAGTCCTCATATGTTCAGCCTCCTTCTTGTAAACTTTCATGAAGATCCAGCATATCTTAAAAAACGTTTTGAAGAATTGCGGTTCAGAAAAATTGACGGACTGATATTCTTCCCTTCCGGTCTTGAGGGAGATATTGCAAATGAAATTAAGACATTTTTAGATGCAAAAATTCCAGTTGTTGCGATCGATGATTTTGTACACGGACTGGAAACAGATGCTGTTGTTGTAGATAACCGGAATTCAACATTCAGAGCCACTGAATATCTTATTCAACAGGGACATAGAAAAATTGGATTTCTGGCAGGACGAAAAAATTCATTTGTTGCTCAGAATAGATATAAAGGGTGCAGGGAAGCATTTGAGGCCTATGACATTCCATGGGATGAGTCACTGGTCAGATGGGCTGACTTTGAGATGAATAAGGCCCGTAAAATGTTTAATGAACTTATGAAAAGTCCCGATCCTCCAACAGCAGTATTTCCAACCAATTATGATATGACTATTGGGACCCTTCTTTCCATTGTGAATAAGAAGATATCCATTCCTGAAGATCTTTCTCTCTTCGGATATGACCAGTTTTCCGGAACAGAAGCTGTTTCTCCCAAATTATCCCTTGTAGTTCAGCCTGTGGATAAAATAGGAAAGACAGCTGCCGAAATCCTTCTGAAAAGAATCCGGGGGAACTGGGATGACTTCCCCAAAACAGTTGAATTGAATACAAAAATGATTATCAGAGATTCAATAAAGAAAATCTGA
- a CDS encoding aldehyde ferredoxin oxidoreductase family protein, producing MQTIKGTSNKYLDINLNDKSWSLYEVSKKDLGAYIGGKGLALKIYHDRFSKEDLGSIDPLGPDNLLIFSMGVMLTSGASCTGRFEVLTRSPLTGLMVGSSCGGYFGEACKTAGWDGVIISGQAEAPTILRIDKDGVSFESAQALWGQGTHEVQESLKLTPKEGAAVIGPAGENKVLFANICSGHRFAGRGGVGAVMGSKNLKAIVARGKEISYEPVNPELFEATVKKAKKYILRNKMTEDYRLYGTNINVKLGMEKGFAPVHNFRDRTHPDVVKNSGELMAEKYKSRHSACRHCSVLCGHKGHYPDGKMRQIPEYETMGMFGSNIDNYDPDLVGQWNEVMNELGMDTISAGGTLAWAMEAGEKGLRKTELKFGRFDNIESVLRDIAVKKGEGEDLSLGSRNLSRKYGGSGFAIQVKGIEVAAYDPRSSWGHGLGYAVHNKGGCHLGSYLIVLEQLLGYMPPHVSMGKASWVAFMEDMYSGVNSLQVCLFSVIGIMTEPAIPKYLPTFLLKIATITMPKVAMALMDWSILSKYFWSITGIKMGKWGFIKAGERINKLERWMNVQMGHIAADDTLPDRFTKEKETPFKGKNTVVPIDKMVKQYYKIRRYDGSGGPSDKDLKKIMNA from the coding sequence GTGCAGACAATTAAAGGTACATCTAATAAATATCTGGATATAAATCTGAATGATAAAAGCTGGTCTCTCTATGAGGTCAGTAAGAAAGATCTTGGGGCCTACATCGGTGGGAAAGGTCTTGCCCTGAAAATCTATCATGATCGTTTTTCCAAAGAAGATCTTGGATCAATTGATCCTCTGGGACCTGATAATTTGCTTATCTTTTCCATGGGGGTCATGCTCACATCCGGAGCCTCCTGTACAGGACGTTTTGAGGTGCTCACTCGTTCCCCATTGACCGGCCTGATGGTGGGTTCTTCCTGTGGGGGGTATTTTGGAGAGGCCTGTAAGACTGCCGGATGGGACGGGGTTATTATTTCGGGTCAGGCGGAAGCTCCGACGATTCTCAGGATTGATAAAGACGGTGTAAGTTTTGAATCGGCCCAGGCACTCTGGGGACAGGGAACTCATGAGGTTCAGGAATCACTTAAACTGACTCCCAAGGAAGGTGCTGCGGTTATCGGCCCCGCCGGAGAAAATAAGGTCCTTTTCGCTAATATCTGCTCGGGTCACCGTTTTGCCGGAAGAGGTGGAGTCGGTGCTGTTATGGGTTCAAAGAATCTCAAAGCAATTGTGGCCAGAGGTAAAGAAATTTCTTATGAGCCCGTGAATCCTGAGCTCTTTGAAGCAACAGTCAAAAAGGCAAAAAAATATATTCTTCGAAATAAGATGACTGAAGATTACAGGCTCTACGGTACAAATATCAATGTCAAACTAGGAATGGAAAAAGGTTTTGCTCCTGTTCATAACTTCAGAGACCGGACTCATCCGGATGTTGTGAAAAATTCAGGAGAGTTGATGGCTGAGAAATACAAATCACGCCACTCAGCCTGCCGGCATTGTTCTGTTCTATGCGGCCACAAAGGACATTATCCCGACGGTAAGATGAGACAAATTCCCGAGTATGAAACAATGGGAATGTTTGGAAGTAATATCGATAATTATGATCCCGATCTGGTCGGTCAGTGGAATGAAGTGATGAATGAGCTGGGGATGGATACCATCTCCGCCGGAGGTACATTAGCCTGGGCTATGGAAGCCGGTGAAAAGGGGCTTCGGAAAACTGAATTGAAATTCGGCAGGTTCGATAATATTGAATCAGTTCTCAGAGATATTGCTGTCAAAAAGGGAGAAGGGGAGGATCTTTCTCTTGGCTCCCGTAATCTGAGCCGTAAATACGGCGGTTCCGGTTTTGCTATTCAGGTAAAAGGGATCGAAGTCGCCGCCTATGATCCCCGTTCAAGCTGGGGACATGGCTTAGGTTATGCTGTTCATAATAAGGGAGGCTGCCATCTGGGTTCCTATCTGATCGTCCTGGAGCAGCTTCTGGGATATATGCCTCCCCATGTAAGTATGGGGAAAGCATCCTGGGTTGCCTTTATGGAAGATATGTACAGCGGAGTCAACTCTCTTCAGGTCTGTCTGTTTTCTGTTATCGGAATTATGACAGAACCGGCGATCCCCAAGTATCTGCCAACCTTCCTCTTGAAAATTGCCACAATCACCATGCCCAAGGTTGCCATGGCTTTGATGGACTGGAGTATCTTAAGTAAATACTTCTGGTCTATTACTGGTATCAAGATGGGGAAATGGGGATTTATCAAGGCTGGAGAAAGAATCAACAAACTCGAACGCTGGATGAATGTGCAGATGGGACATATCGCTGCTGACGATACACTGCCTGATCGTTTTACCAAAGAAAAAGAGACCCCTTTCAAGGGTAAGAATACAGTTGTTCCTATTGATAAAATGGTGAAGCAGTATTATAAGATTCGGCGCTACGATGGCAGCGGCGGCCCTTCGGATAAGGATCTTAAGAAAATAATGAATGCCTGA
- a CDS encoding 4Fe-4S binding protein: protein MAHQIVSGCIGCGACKRICPTNAISGEMKELYIINPVLCIDCGSCGRVCPKEAVRTEQNTVVRRLKKAEWLKPSINTEKCYACENCVVACPVDALAMKDENLPLTENYAVLAHPEKCISCGWCFDNCQFDAITMEVPGADN from the coding sequence ATGGCTCATCAAATTGTCTCAGGCTGTATTGGATGCGGTGCCTGTAAAAGGATCTGCCCGACAAACGCCATCTCAGGCGAAATGAAAGAACTTTATATTATCAATCCAGTACTCTGTATTGACTGCGGTTCATGCGGTCGGGTCTGTCCCAAGGAAGCTGTGCGCACAGAACAGAATACTGTTGTTAGAAGACTCAAAAAAGCTGAATGGCTTAAGCCGTCAATAAATACAGAAAAATGTTATGCCTGTGAAAACTGTGTCGTAGCCTGTCCGGTGGATGCCCTTGCCATGAAGGATGAGAATCTTCCCCTGACGGAAAATTATGCCGTTCTGGCCCATCCTGAAAAATGTATTTCCTGCGGCTGGTGTTTTGATAACTGCCAATTTGATGCCATTACCATGGAGGTCCCCGGTGCAGACAATTAA
- a CDS encoding MFS transporter, with amino-acid sequence MEQNKVYKYRWVVLLAYSLINITIQIQWLTFAPIARAAGFYYRAQLIPGSILNIDLLSMIYMFVFLILCIPASYIIDTYGIKTGISIGAFLAAFSALGKGFFAHNFILVLIFQAGLAIAQPFILNSVTALSVRWFPLRERGTAAGLSALSQYLGIIIVMIVTPLLITVSFDNAGNINSVTGIKSMLMIYGILTFIAGVASILLIKERPPTAPSSESMHRQKFTDGLKRILKLRDMQILLLLFFIGLGLFNAVSTVIDSICASKGLTMDQSGLTGGIMLFGGIIGAVVMPLLSDKMRKRKVFLQICMVGMIPSIAGLALFTAFTPVLISSFFLGYFVMSAGPLGFQYAAEISTPAPESTSQGIILLAGQISGLIFVAQMNSEAGMKLWMMIFIGLSVVALFLTMMIKESPMIITEAEKYSEQKISPVPTELKV; translated from the coding sequence ATGGAACAGAATAAGGTTTATAAATATCGATGGGTTGTTCTTTTGGCCTATTCACTCATCAATATCACAATTCAGATTCAGTGGCTTACCTTTGCTCCCATTGCCAGGGCTGCAGGATTTTATTACAGGGCTCAACTCATTCCCGGATCTATTCTAAACATTGACCTCCTGTCAATGATCTATATGTTTGTATTTCTTATATTATGCATACCTGCCTCCTATATAATTGATACATACGGGATTAAAACAGGTATCAGCATCGGTGCTTTTCTGGCTGCATTTTCGGCCCTGGGGAAAGGATTTTTTGCCCATAACTTCATACTGGTCCTGATTTTCCAGGCAGGTCTGGCCATAGCACAGCCTTTTATACTGAACTCTGTTACGGCATTGTCGGTTCGCTGGTTTCCTTTGAGAGAGAGGGGAACAGCCGCGGGACTGTCTGCCCTGTCTCAGTATCTTGGAATCATTATCGTCATGATTGTGACTCCCCTTCTTATCACAGTATCTTTTGACAATGCAGGGAATATCAACTCGGTTACGGGAATCAAATCCATGTTGATGATCTATGGTATTCTCACATTTATTGCAGGTGTAGCATCTATTTTACTGATAAAAGAACGTCCCCCGACGGCGCCGTCATCAGAAAGTATGCATCGTCAGAAATTTACTGACGGGCTGAAAAGGATTCTGAAGCTCCGTGATATGCAGATACTTCTCCTTCTCTTTTTTATCGGTCTAGGGCTGTTTAATGCAGTCTCCACGGTCATTGATTCCATATGTGCATCAAAGGGCCTGACCATGGATCAAAGCGGATTGACCGGAGGAATCATGCTCTTCGGTGGAATCATCGGGGCAGTTGTCATGCCTCTTCTGTCCGATAAAATGAGAAAGAGGAAGGTTTTTCTACAGATCTGCATGGTGGGAATGATTCCATCCATAGCGGGTCTTGCTCTATTTACGGCTTTCACTCCTGTCCTGATCAGTTCCTTTTTTCTAGGATACTTTGTAATGAGCGCGGGCCCTCTTGGTTTTCAATATGCCGCCGAAATAAGTACTCCTGCCCCTGAATCCACTTCTCAGGGAATCATTCTCCTGGCCGGTCAGATCTCCGGCTTGATCTTTGTTGCACAGATGAACAGTGAGGCGGGAATGAAATTATGGATGATGATATTTATCGGCCTGTCTGTAGTGGCACTCTTTCTGACAATGATGATCAAAGAATCTCCCATGATCATAACGGAGGCTGAAAAATACAGCGAACAGAAAATTTCACCGGTTCCGACGGAACTGAAGGTTTAA
- a CDS encoding transporter substrate-binding domain-containing protein, whose protein sequence is MKKSYLTCVFLLLLCLSININVHADNLVQIESLLVGSEYSYPPYCIVDSKGNASGFSVELLNSVLKLMNLEHHYKIASWAEVRSALENGDIDILPLVGRTAEREDLYDFTFPYLTMHGTIVLRTGGVTADSFEDLENKKVAVMRADNAEEYVTNQETEVDLVLTDTFEEALLLLSRGDVDAVILQKLVAHQIINSLNLENLHVNEQILQDFKQSFCFAVTEGNRALLEKLNEGLAIVISNGTFDRLRSEWFTPDGAQRKSGDLLIIGGDDNFPPFEYLDEDGNPAGYIVDLTRAIAEFMDLNIRIELGPWNEAYGKLISGDVDLLQGIFYSQERDKIFSFSQAHSVVSNVVVTREGSKTIDSLADLKGLDVFVVEKDVTHSYLIEEKVDANIITEDSIKTIVLRLASGEGDCALLAQIPSNYWITKFELNNLVFGTHSLLSPEYNYGVLEQNSNLLLPFQEGLSVLMANGQQQEIYSKWLGRYEADNIMSIWEMIRFNFIIIIPFLSIIIIVFIWFLSLQKLVQSRTKELQLSEQKLNGIMNNLSSFVYVLDSTGNFLSVNETMIENLGVQKEDLIGKPYNHQIFQDILDPSELDAFFSDSSLKNIQLQDIPYLDKDHKERWLHTSLERIEDKMFDQPVIIGNSTDITDKKRQDQDLIKLNKAIDQSSVSIVITDWDGTIEYVNKKACTMSGYSENELIGEKTSIFQSRETDSSVYSELWATIKSGNEWQGRFLNRKKNGETYWEDAQISPIKDSNNQITNFIASKQDITLLLKKNDENRKLHEQLFHKSKMDVVGQLAGGIAHDFNNVLSGIVSSAQLIKSEPEMLNDKNLKYLDIILQSSDRAKDLVSRLLSFSRMNDLKLSPLDAHITIRDVVQILNKTMNKNINIITELNSEDSKILGNDTELHNCLLNLCINSSQAMPAGGNLLIRTENRFINEDNCQNPLFEITPGDYIILEITDTGIGIPKKNLDKIFEPFFTTKNKDEGAGLGLAAVYGSMVNHHGMIEVDSLQNKGTIFRLFFPITQEHETPVKEISIESGNGFILFVDDEEMNRFLGRDVLKSIGYEVLLASSGSEAIDLYRENRQKIDLVLLDFMMPGMNGKETFLKLREINAECKIILASGFYENKDILEMRDMGLNGEIQKPYTIESLSALLNRVL, encoded by the coding sequence TTGAAAAAATCTTATTTAACATGTGTTTTTCTACTCCTTCTATGTCTCAGCATCAATATCAATGTCCATGCGGACAATCTGGTACAAATCGAATCCCTTTTAGTCGGCTCTGAATATTCCTATCCTCCCTATTGCATTGTAGATTCAAAGGGCAATGCTTCGGGTTTTTCTGTAGAACTGTTGAACTCTGTTCTCAAGCTTATGAATCTGGAGCATCATTATAAAATCGCTTCCTGGGCCGAGGTCCGATCCGCCTTGGAGAATGGAGACATAGATATCCTACCCCTGGTGGGACGGACGGCCGAGCGTGAAGATCTTTATGATTTTACTTTTCCCTATCTCACCATGCATGGGACCATTGTCCTTAGAACCGGAGGTGTTACGGCTGATAGCTTTGAGGACCTGGAAAATAAAAAAGTTGCCGTGATGAGAGCTGATAATGCAGAGGAGTATGTTACTAATCAGGAAACTGAAGTGGATCTTGTTCTGACAGACACTTTTGAAGAGGCTCTTCTCCTCCTATCACGAGGTGATGTGGATGCCGTGATTTTACAAAAACTTGTGGCACATCAAATCATCAATTCACTCAATCTGGAGAATCTGCATGTAAATGAACAGATCCTGCAGGATTTTAAACAGTCATTCTGTTTTGCTGTCACCGAGGGAAACAGGGCGTTGTTGGAAAAGCTTAATGAAGGTCTTGCCATTGTAATCTCCAATGGAACATTTGATCGATTGCGTTCAGAGTGGTTCACTCCAGATGGAGCCCAGAGAAAGTCGGGGGATCTGTTGATCATCGGGGGGGATGACAATTTCCCCCCCTTTGAATATCTTGATGAAGATGGGAATCCCGCAGGTTATATTGTAGACCTGACAAGGGCCATCGCCGAATTTATGGATTTGAATATTCGTATTGAGCTGGGTCCCTGGAATGAGGCCTACGGTAAACTGATCAGTGGGGATGTCGATCTGCTGCAAGGTATTTTTTATTCTCAGGAGAGAGACAAGATATTTTCATTTTCTCAGGCACATTCTGTAGTGAGTAATGTTGTAGTCACAAGAGAGGGTTCCAAAACAATCGATTCGCTTGCCGATCTCAAGGGCCTGGATGTCTTTGTCGTTGAAAAGGATGTTACCCATAGCTACCTGATTGAAGAAAAAGTGGATGCAAACATAATTACTGAAGATAGTATTAAAACCATTGTGTTACGCTTAGCATCGGGTGAAGGGGATTGTGCTCTGTTGGCTCAGATCCCTTCTAACTACTGGATAACGAAATTTGAGCTGAATAATCTTGTCTTCGGGACACACTCTTTACTGAGCCCCGAATATAATTATGGAGTCCTGGAGCAGAATAGCAATCTATTGTTGCCATTTCAGGAAGGATTGTCAGTTCTGATGGCCAATGGACAGCAACAGGAAATCTATTCCAAGTGGCTTGGCAGGTATGAAGCTGATAACATAATGAGCATCTGGGAGATGATCCGTTTTAATTTTATTATCATAATACCATTTCTCTCCATAATCATAATTGTTTTCATCTGGTTTCTTTCCCTGCAAAAATTAGTACAATCAAGGACTAAAGAGCTGCAGCTCAGTGAGCAGAAATTAAACGGTATCATGAATAATCTCTCGTCATTTGTATATGTCCTGGACTCAACGGGAAATTTTTTATCTGTCAATGAAACCATGATTGAAAACCTGGGAGTCCAGAAAGAGGATCTTATCGGTAAACCATACAATCATCAGATTTTTCAAGACATTCTTGATCCTTCTGAGCTCGATGCCTTTTTCTCAGATTCATCTTTGAAAAATATACAATTACAGGATATTCCATATCTGGATAAGGATCATAAAGAACGGTGGCTGCACACATCTCTTGAGAGGATTGAAGATAAGATGTTTGATCAGCCTGTTATCATTGGAAACTCTACTGACATTACTGATAAAAAAAGACAGGATCAGGATCTTATCAAGTTGAACAAGGCGATTGATCAGAGTTCTGTTTCTATAGTCATCACTGACTGGGACGGCACAATTGAATATGTGAACAAGAAGGCATGTACAATGTCCGGATATTCTGAAAACGAACTGATAGGAGAGAAGACCAGTATCTTTCAAAGCAGGGAAACCGATAGTTCTGTGTATTCTGAATTATGGGCTACTATCAAGAGCGGCAATGAATGGCAAGGACGATTTTTAAACAGGAAAAAAAATGGAGAGACATACTGGGAGGATGCTCAGATCTCTCCCATTAAAGACTCAAATAATCAAATAACCAACTTCATTGCTTCGAAGCAGGATATTACGTTACTTCTTAAGAAAAATGATGAAAATAGAAAGCTTCATGAGCAGTTGTTTCATAAAAGTAAAATGGATGTGGTCGGTCAGCTTGCCGGAGGCATCGCCCATGATTTCAATAATGTTTTAAGCGGTATAGTCAGTTCTGCTCAGTTGATTAAAAGCGAACCGGAAATGCTGAATGACAAGAATCTGAAGTATTTAGATATCATTCTGCAGTCTTCCGACCGGGCTAAAGATTTAGTGTCGAGATTACTCTCCTTCAGCAGGATGAATGATCTGAAGTTAAGTCCATTGGATGCCCACATCACCATAAGGGATGTAGTTCAGATTCTTAATAAAACAATGAATAAAAATATCAATATTATAACAGAACTGAACTCTGAAGATTCAAAAATACTGGGAAATGATACAGAATTACACAATTGTCTCCTAAATCTGTGTATCAATTCATCCCAGGCGATGCCGGCAGGAGGAAATCTGCTTATTCGAACAGAAAATCGTTTTATCAACGAGGATAATTGTCAGAATCCATTATTTGAAATAACCCCCGGGGATTATATAATATTGGAAATTACGGATACAGGAATCGGTATTCCAAAGAAGAATCTGGACAAGATTTTTGAGCCTTTCTTTACTACTAAGAATAAGGACGAGGGTGCGGGCTTAGGTTTAGCTGCCGTATATGGGTCTATGGTGAACCATCATGGGATGATTGAGGTCGATAGTCTCCAGAATAAGGGGACTATATTCAGATTATTCTTCCCAATTACTCAGGAACATGAAACCCCGGTTAAAGAAATCTCAATTGAAAGCGGGAATGGTTTTATCCTTTTTGTTGATGATGAAGAGATGAATAGATTTTTGGGTCGGGATGTTCTTAAGTCTATAGGTTATGAAGTTCTTCTGGCTTCCAGCGGATCAGAAGCCATAGATCTGTACAGGGAGAATCGCCAGAAGATTGATCTTGTTTTACTCGATTTCATGATGCCCGGTATGAACGGTAAAGAAACATTTTTAAAATTGAGAGAGATAAATGCTGAATGTAAAATCATTCTGGCATCAGGTTTTTATGAAAATAAGGATATTCTGGAAATGAGAGATATGGGGCTGAATGGTGAGATCCAAAAGCCCTATACGATAGAATCACTGAGTGCATTATTGAATCGAGTTTTATAG
- a CDS encoding hemolysin III family protein, which yields MSSISAWLEAHITLHSHDSPKEELANSITHGLGAVLSLIGLILLLLKSRGVSSGAVLALTIFGVSMILMYTSSSIYHLIKPSSWKRFLRILDHVNIYILIAGTYTPYCMILPPQQRNRLLILVWSVVVLGTVFKLVFWGKVQVLHTLIYLAMGWMIVFFIKDFRVVLPVQVVFWLLGGGLSYSIGTIFYASKKMPYYHAVWHLFVLAGSAFLYGGVYLYVLPMLS from the coding sequence ATGTCATCTATCTCAGCCTGGCTTGAAGCCCATATTACTCTCCATTCTCATGATTCTCCGAAAGAGGAGCTGGCAAACAGCATTACTCACGGGTTAGGTGCAGTGCTGTCCCTTATAGGGCTGATTCTACTGTTATTGAAGTCCCGGGGAGTCTCCTCCGGAGCTGTTCTGGCCCTTACGATCTTCGGTGTTTCAATGATCCTTATGTACACATCCTCTTCAATCTATCATCTTATAAAGCCCTCCAGCTGGAAGCGTTTTCTGCGGATACTGGATCATGTAAATATCTATATTTTAATTGCCGGTACCTATACACCCTACTGTATGATTCTACCACCACAGCAGAGAAACAGGCTGCTGATTCTCGTATGGTCAGTAGTCGTCCTGGGAACAGTATTCAAATTGGTTTTCTGGGGTAAGGTGCAGGTTCTGCATACCCTTATCTATCTTGCAATGGGATGGATGATTGTATTCTTTATAAAAGACTTCAGAGTTGTTCTTCCTGTTCAGGTTGTTTTCTGGCTGTTGGGTGGCGGTCTTTCCTATTCTATCGGGACAATCTTCTATGCATCTAAAAAAATGCCCTATTATCATGCGGTATGGCATCTCTTTGTATTGGCCGGTAGTGCCTTCCTTTATGGTGGAGTCTATCTTTACGTTCTGCCAATGCTTTCCTGA
- a CDS encoding SUMF1/EgtB/PvdO family nonheme iron enzyme codes for MKQFPVFLLLIVLLSPLAGQSNQSRGLGIINQTEIKNTAGNNGKRYAICIGINQYEHSIIQNLNNARNDALALGKIFEREGQFDQVFIMTDDIDPRNDKQNNYPRLRNIESRLAYLKDFIRPEDLVVVSFSGHGISNDEGEGFLIVADTDINDVFNTSFPVKDLVKWVDDLKVEKSLFLIDACREQISTNTSRSLSKNTLTSQRYTSSKLGAIFYSTKTGWLSFEDQESDYGVFTRFLLEGLKGKADYQYGDSDSIVTFRELSVFVEEAVSNYSMTLGLKQKPYTDIHGELSGDIAISSYSASIDMQTRANVDEFQEVNKNAFGSLSLFTNVSGTVLIDGADMGEIDTGETKIFEDIYVGIHFVEIKHEYGRYRNEFGINEDETSELANVIVLSDQDIKRVNGINFIYIKGRGSMDGFWMSDTELTLGQYAEFIEKSEYKTVNAWNQYYKPNYDYYPVHNVSKIDAVEFCKWFSKKYRVSVTLPTLKQWQYAAGGKYSTTYPWGNYWNVKNCQNKNSTQPGILPIIGTQGPMQIQDFQRDITLDGITNLAGNMREWCLDESVNSEGTTIASIAGGSFKLSRSKNFKSMYTSKKPAHQADVDLGFRLILN; via the coding sequence ATGAAACAGTTTCCGGTGTTTCTATTGTTAATCGTCCTTCTGAGTCCTCTCGCAGGACAGAGTAATCAGTCCAGAGGACTGGGAATCATCAATCAGACGGAGATTAAGAATACCGCCGGAAACAATGGAAAACGCTATGCCATATGTATCGGTATCAACCAGTATGAGCATAGCATCATCCAGAATCTGAACAATGCCAGAAACGATGCTCTGGCATTGGGAAAGATTTTTGAAAGGGAGGGGCAGTTTGATCAGGTCTTTATAATGACCGATGATATTGACCCCCGTAATGATAAACAGAACAACTACCCCCGGCTGAGAAACATCGAAAGCCGTCTAGCCTACCTGAAAGACTTCATCAGGCCGGAAGATCTGGTGGTCGTCTCATTTTCCGGACATGGGATATCCAACGATGAGGGAGAGGGATTTCTGATTGTAGCCGATACGGATATCAATGATGTCTTCAATACAAGCTTTCCTGTAAAAGACCTGGTTAAATGGGTTGATGACCTGAAAGTCGAAAAATCACTTTTTCTCATTGATGCCTGCCGGGAGCAGATCTCCACCAATACAAGCCGGAGCCTTTCTAAAAATACATTGACCTCTCAGCGCTATACCTCCTCTAAACTGGGAGCCATATTCTACTCTACCAAGACAGGATGGCTCAGCTTTGAAGATCAGGAATCAGACTACGGTGTATTTACCCGCTTCCTCCTTGAAGGACTTAAAGGAAAAGCAGATTACCAATATGGTGACAGCGACAGCATAGTCACCTTCAGAGAGCTTTCTGTCTTTGTAGAAGAAGCAGTCAGCAACTACTCCATGACCCTCGGACTGAAACAGAAACCATACACCGACATCCACGGTGAACTGTCCGGAGATATAGCAATCAGCTCCTATTCTGCAAGTATTGATATGCAGACAAGGGCTAATGTGGATGAGTTTCAGGAAGTAAACAAAAATGCCTTCGGCTCTCTGTCTCTCTTCACAAATGTCAGTGGAACTGTTCTTATTGACGGTGCTGATATGGGTGAGATTGATACGGGTGAAACAAAAATTTTCGAAGACATATATGTGGGTATCCATTTTGTCGAAATAAAACACGAATACGGTCGTTACAGAAACGAATTCGGTATTAATGAAGACGAAACCAGTGAATTGGCAAATGTCATTGTGTTGAGTGATCAGGATATAAAAAGAGTCAACGGTATCAATTTCATCTACATAAAAGGCCGCGGCTCTATGGATGGCTTCTGGATGAGTGATACAGAACTGACACTGGGCCAATATGCAGAATTTATAGAGAAGAGTGAATATAAGACTGTAAATGCCTGGAACCAGTACTACAAACCCAATTATGACTACTACCCTGTCCATAATGTCAGTAAGATTGATGCTGTGGAGTTCTGTAAATGGTTCTCAAAGAAATACAGGGTATCCGTAACACTGCCTACCTTAAAGCAGTGGCAGTACGCTGCCGGCGGAAAATACAGCACGACCTATCCCTGGGGTAATTACTGGAATGTAAAAAACTGTCAGAATAAGAATTCCACACAGCCGGGGATTCTCCCCATCATCGGGACACAGGGTCCCATGCAGATTCAGGACTTTCAGAGAGATATAACTCTGGACGGCATCACAAACCTGGCGGGAAATATGAGGGAATGGTGTCTGGATGAATCAGTTAACAGCGAAGGGACAACCATTGCATCCATTGCCGGCGGCAGCTTTAAACTGTCCCGCTCTAAAAACTTCAAGTCCATGTATACCAGCAAAAAACCGGCACACCAGGCGGATGTGGATCTGGGATTCAGACTGATATTGAACTAA